One window of Chloroflexus aggregans DSM 9485 genomic DNA carries:
- a CDS encoding FtsW/RodA/SpoVE family cell cycle protein, with protein MDTRRWRDVDWAIIGSVVVLLVFGGLALHSATLNAVAGNGLPLRPIFERQLIYIVVGLIAMVAMMVFDYRLLSSFARPLYIGIVCLLAAVLVIGRVSEGARSWIAIGERTFQPAELSKLVLILALATYWQRYADRGGSWSVQAGGLVIAAVPMVLVFVQPDLGTALVMASIWLAIAWGGGMHLSQLGLLFAAFIPFAWVAWHYVLDDYQQVRLSTFYYLLTNPAAVDFNAAYNVIQALNAISAGGLTGAGLTRGLFSQGNYVPVQHTDFIFAVVGEELGFIGGIVLIVFLAILLWQTITVAAKARDQFGRLIALGVFGMLFSHTLINLGMNMSLLPVTGLPLPFVSAGGSFMVTTLAAVGLVQSIHMRHRQIAF; from the coding sequence GTGGACACACGACGTTGGCGTGATGTTGATTGGGCAATTATCGGGAGTGTCGTCGTCTTGCTGGTGTTCGGCGGTTTGGCTCTGCACAGCGCCACCTTGAATGCCGTCGCCGGTAATGGCTTACCGTTGCGCCCTATCTTTGAACGTCAGCTCATTTACATCGTCGTCGGGTTAATCGCGATGGTCGCAATGATGGTATTCGACTATCGCCTGCTGTCGAGCTTTGCCCGTCCGCTATACATCGGCATCGTGTGCTTGCTGGCAGCAGTATTGGTCATCGGTCGGGTAAGTGAAGGTGCGCGAAGTTGGATCGCGATAGGCGAACGAACGTTTCAACCGGCAGAGCTAAGCAAATTGGTGTTGATCCTCGCGTTGGCTACCTACTGGCAACGCTACGCCGACCGCGGTGGTAGTTGGTCGGTGCAAGCCGGTGGGTTGGTGATAGCCGCTGTACCTATGGTACTGGTGTTTGTACAGCCCGACTTGGGAACTGCCCTCGTGATGGCGAGTATTTGGTTGGCCATCGCGTGGGGTGGTGGGATGCATCTGAGCCAACTGGGATTGTTGTTTGCAGCGTTTATTCCGTTCGCATGGGTGGCTTGGCACTACGTTCTCGATGACTATCAGCAGGTCCGGCTTAGCACCTTCTACTATCTGCTGACCAATCCGGCGGCGGTTGATTTTAATGCTGCCTACAACGTCATTCAAGCGCTCAATGCGATCAGCGCCGGGGGGCTAACCGGAGCCGGTCTGACACGTGGCCTCTTTAGTCAAGGTAACTATGTACCGGTACAGCATACCGACTTCATTTTTGCCGTCGTCGGGGAAGAACTAGGCTTTATCGGTGGAATTGTCTTGATCGTCTTTTTAGCCATCTTGCTTTGGCAGACGATAACAGTCGCTGCAAAGGCACGTGATCAGTTTGGGCGTTTGATCGCCTTGGGCGTTTTTGGCATGCTCTTCAGTCATACGTTGATCAACCTCGGCATGAATATGAGTCTGCTACCGGTGACCGGTCTGCCGTTGCCGTTTGTTTCGGCAGGTGGTAGTTTTATGGTCACGACACTTGCTGCCGTCGGTTTGGTGCAAAGTATTCATATGCGTCACCGGCAAATAGCATTCTAA
- a CDS encoding tetratricopeptide repeat protein, with the protein MATISLQDAYTQARTFLEANQIEQAIGLTQHILTYHPDNLEAQRILGEAYLAQRDLSAAIATFEQVLQADPENIPAHVGLGMAYEWQGRLDKAIAEFEQALEIRPDMPELRAQLVRLYTEAWGSEHAALRLSRSGLARLYARGYMLPQAINEFKHFITEHPERLDAWVGLIEALWRHSQLDEAAETCRKALQLSPHLLKAHLVLGTILLQKGDQSGIEHWRAAQRLDPYQTVASVLFEQLPVGVPIPDVSLPAWDEAEWRAKRAAAAAPAATAPVDDFFADESWLTPAVQPAPVAAGVSDDDLLAMLLFSPPATQVVESRPAVVGGDDFDAFNLSGAKVTPTGLTLDEIGVKVPEPSAEPELQPFSLEDLGLSAEEIAQLEGTAAPSASAEPELKPFSLEDLGLSAEEIAQLEGTAAPSTSAEPELKPFSLEDLGLSAEEIAQLEGTAAPSTSAEPELKPFSLEDLGLSAEEIAQLEGTAAPSTGSTSITDEFGDLQPFSLDDLDFGAGSIGEDLPPSLQPFSLDDLSLDEAAADSPPAESIEPGIYSWQAPSARSGGIQLPKESEPSGPSIFSKLVERAASLPRAEEPSLSSVELTEADINAYFSNDDVSLREDDGSPERLTGTFRLPKVGLDESLVPSGAVSALTGKAEGSETAESEESLPFSLTEPELQPFSLEELGLSPEEIAQLEAVQRGEPAAPAAPAEPELQPFSLEELGLSPEEIAQLEAVQRGEPAAPAAPAEPELQPFSLEELGLSPEEIAQLEAAQRGEQAAPAAPAEPELQPFSLEELGLSPEEIAQLEAAQRGEQAAPAAPAEPELQPFSLEELGLSPEEIAQLEAVQRGEPAAPAAPAEPELQPFSLEELGLSPEEIAQLEAAQRGEQAAPAAPAEPELQPFSLEELGLSPEEIAQLEAAQRGEPAAPAAPAEPELQPFSLEELGLSPEEIAQLEAAQRGEPAAPAAPAEPELQPFSLEELGLSPEEIAQLEAAQRGEPAAPAAPAEPELQPFSLEELGLSPEEIAQLEAAQRGEPAAPAAPAEPELQPFSLEELGLSPEEIAQLEAAQRGEPAAPAAPAEPELQPFSLEELGLSPEEIAQLEAAQRGEQAALPSERKTVPVVDEPIESLLTPGDAGDVFTPTGADSSIGLTDLEPFSFEEFGDLEPFSFEDLEGGTVEGGELAISPEEIDTLNIGNFETVVFSDDEEPMIDTGDPVLNRLIQLGHRQGYVDITDIIAVVQDPEREAERIEQIGWSLHRAGIQIRDGDEIIDMEAELGEEDTSAMPIADADLTPFAEELPSAVLEADLTPFAEELPSTPPAEPELQPFSLEELGLSPEEIAQLEAVQRGEPAAPAAPAEPELQPFSLEELGLSPEEIAQLEAVQRGEPAAPAAPAEPELQPFSLEELGLSPEEIAQLEAAQREVQAAPAEPELQPFSLEELGLSPEEIAQLEAAQRGEPAAPAAPAEPELQPFSLEELGLSPEEIAQLEAAQRGEPAAPAAPAEPELQPFSLEELGLSPEEIAQLEAAQRGEPAAPAEPELKPFSLEELGLSPEEIAQLEAAQRGEPAAPAAPAEPELQPFSLEELGLSPEEIAQLEAAQRSTQSEQPAETTAEDDLFDFSIAETVPVAKAVRTAPRVEEPQPAPKPEDMGFVPEPLDALDDIWQAPPEPKTPEPARVVLPPLSERPKPQPVARAVSAEERRSVAPTRDDLRFARREAASSGRGRSARAPLRPRAPEDFIPTGNAKLDEYLRQLSANPTNHTLAFTIARLCAQTGHAELMAVVYRRLLKQHTLLERMAEELEDLINTVDDTTVLRHLHRLLGDVYSRQGRLDEAIAAYSVTFAE; encoded by the coding sequence ATGGCGACTATTAGCCTGCAAGATGCCTACACACAAGCCAGAACATTCCTCGAGGCAAACCAGATTGAGCAGGCGATTGGCCTGACCCAACACATTCTCACCTACCATCCCGATAATTTAGAAGCGCAGCGTATTCTCGGCGAAGCGTATTTAGCACAACGCGATTTATCGGCCGCAATTGCTACGTTTGAGCAAGTGTTACAGGCCGATCCAGAAAATATCCCGGCCCACGTTGGTCTTGGCATGGCGTATGAGTGGCAAGGCCGTCTTGATAAGGCAATTGCTGAATTCGAGCAAGCGCTAGAAATTCGGCCTGACATGCCCGAATTACGCGCTCAGTTGGTGCGCCTCTACACCGAGGCTTGGGGTAGCGAGCACGCCGCGTTGCGCCTCAGCCGCTCTGGTTTGGCACGCCTGTATGCGCGTGGTTATATGCTGCCACAGGCGATCAATGAATTCAAGCACTTTATCACTGAACATCCTGAACGCCTTGATGCCTGGGTTGGTTTGATCGAGGCCCTGTGGCGTCATAGTCAACTCGATGAAGCTGCTGAAACGTGTCGCAAAGCGTTGCAGCTTAGTCCTCATTTGCTGAAAGCTCATCTTGTCCTCGGTACGATCTTGCTTCAGAAGGGCGACCAGAGTGGGATCGAACATTGGCGAGCTGCGCAACGACTCGATCCCTATCAGACGGTCGCTAGTGTGTTGTTCGAGCAGTTGCCGGTCGGTGTGCCGATTCCCGATGTGTCACTACCGGCATGGGACGAAGCAGAGTGGCGGGCGAAGCGGGCTGCCGCTGCTGCGCCGGCAGCAACTGCACCGGTTGATGATTTCTTTGCTGACGAGAGTTGGCTGACACCGGCGGTACAGCCGGCTCCGGTTGCTGCCGGTGTTTCAGATGATGATTTATTGGCGATGCTGCTCTTTTCACCTCCGGCTACCCAGGTCGTTGAGTCACGACCGGCGGTTGTGGGGGGAGATGACTTTGATGCTTTCAATTTGTCCGGTGCAAAGGTGACCCCTACCGGCTTGACTCTCGATGAGATTGGTGTGAAAGTTCCGGAGCCATCTGCCGAGCCAGAGCTGCAGCCGTTTTCGCTGGAAGATTTGGGGTTGTCGGCGGAGGAGATCGCGCAGCTTGAGGGGACGGCGGCGCCAAGCGCGTCTGCTGAGCCGGAACTAAAGCCGTTTTCGCTGGAAGATTTGGGGTTGTCGGCGGAGGAGATCGCGCAGCTTGAGGGGACGGCGGCGCCAAGCACGTCTGCTGAGCCGGAACTAAAGCCGTTTTCGCTGGAAGATTTGGGGTTGTCGGCGGAGGAGATCGCGCAGCTTGAGGGGACGGCGGCGCCAAGCACGTCTGCTGAGCCGGAACTAAAGCCGTTTTCGCTGGAAGATTTGGGGTTGTCGGCGGAGGAGATCGCGCAGCTTGAGGGGACGGCGGCGCCAAGTACAGGTAGTACATCAATTACCGATGAGTTTGGTGATCTGCAACCCTTCTCGTTGGATGATCTAGATTTTGGTGCAGGCTCAATCGGCGAAGATTTGCCACCTTCGCTCCAGCCTTTCTCGCTTGACGATTTGTCGCTCGATGAGGCAGCGGCTGATTCACCACCGGCCGAGTCGATTGAACCGGGTATTTACAGTTGGCAAGCACCGTCAGCGCGTAGTGGCGGTATCCAATTGCCGAAAGAATCGGAACCGAGTGGACCGTCGATCTTTAGCAAGTTGGTTGAGCGTGCTGCTTCATTGCCACGCGCAGAAGAGCCTTCACTGAGTTCGGTGGAGTTAACCGAGGCCGATATCAATGCCTATTTCTCGAACGATGATGTGTCGTTGCGGGAAGATGATGGTTCACCGGAACGGTTGACCGGTACGTTCCGTCTGCCCAAGGTGGGTCTTGATGAGAGTTTGGTGCCATCCGGTGCAGTAAGTGCGCTGACCGGTAAGGCTGAAGGGTCGGAGACTGCGGAGAGTGAAGAGTCACTGCCATTCTCGCTGACTGAGCCGGAGCTGCAACCGTTCTCGTTGGAAGAGCTGGGGTTGTCGCCGGAGGAGATAGCACAGCTTGAGGCGGTGCAGCGCGGGGAGCCGGCAGCCCCGGCAGCCCCGGCCGAGCCGGAGCTGCAACCGTTCTCGCTGGAAGAGCTGGGGTTGTCGCCGGAGGAGATAGCACAGCTTGAGGCGGTGCAGCGCGGGGAGCCGGCAGCCCCGGCAGCCCCGGCCGAGCCGGAGCTGCAACCGTTCTCGCTGGAAGAGCTGGGGCTGTCGCCGGAGGAGATAGCACAGCTTGAGGCGGCGCAGCGCGGGGAGCAGGCAGCCCCGGCAGCCCCGGCCGAACCGGAGCTGCAACCGTTCTCGCTGGAAGAGCTGGGGCTGTCGCCGGAGGAGATAGCACAGCTTGAGGCGGCGCAGCGCGGGGAGCAGGCAGCCCCGGCAGCCCCGGCCGAACCGGAGCTGCAACCGTTCTCGCTGGAAGAGCTGGGGCTGTCGCCGGAGGAAATAGCACAGCTTGAGGCGGTGCAGCGCGGGGAGCCGGCAGCCCCGGCAGCCCCGGCCGAGCCGGAGCTGCAACCGTTCTCGCTGGAAGAGCTGGGGCTGTCGCCGGAGGAGATAGCACAGCTTGAGGCGGCGCAGCGCGGGGAGCAGGCAGCCCCGGCAGCCCCGGCCGAACCGGAGCTGCAACCGTTCTCGCTGGAAGAGCTGGGGCTGTCGCCGGAGGAAATAGCACAGCTTGAGGCGGCGCAGCGCGGGGAGCCGGCAGCCCCGGCAGCCCCGGCCGAACCGGAGCTGCAACCGTTCTCGCTGGAAGAGCTGGGGCTGTCGCCGGAGGAAATAGCACAGCTTGAGGCGGCGCAGCGCGGGGAGCCGGCAGCCCCGGCAGCCCCGGCCGAGCCGGAGCTGCAACCGTTCTCGCTGGAAGAGCTGGGGTTGTCGCCGGAGGAGATAGCACAGCTTGAGGCGGCGCAGCGCGGGGAGCCGGCAGCCCCGGCAGCCCCTGCGGAACCGGAGCTGCAACCGTTCTCGCTGGAAGAGCTGGGGCTGTCGCCGGAGGAGATAGCACAGCTTGAGGCGGCGCAGCGCGGGGAGCCGGCAGCCCCGGCAGCCCCTGCGGAGCCGGAGCTGCAACCGTTCTCGCTGGAAGAGCTGGGGTTGTCGCCGGAGGAGATAGCACAGCTTGAGGCGGCGCAGCGCGGGGAGCCGGCAGCCCCGGCAGCCCCGGCCGAGCCGGAGCTGCAACCGTTCTCGCTGGAAGAGCTGGGGTTGTCGCCGGAGGAGATAGCACAGCTTGAGGCGGCGCAGCGCGGGGAACAGGCGGCACTGCCATCGGAACGAAAGACAGTACCGGTCGTCGATGAGCCGATTGAAAGCTTACTAACGCCCGGTGATGCTGGTGATGTCTTTACGCCGACCGGAGCCGATTCATCGATCGGACTTACCGATTTAGAGCCTTTCTCGTTTGAAGAATTTGGCGATCTCGAACCTTTCTCGTTTGAGGATTTAGAGGGTGGTACAGTCGAGGGTGGTGAATTAGCTATTTCCCCTGAAGAGATTGATACTCTGAACATTGGCAACTTCGAGACGGTAGTCTTCTCGGATGATGAAGAGCCGATGATTGATACCGGCGATCCTGTACTTAACCGTCTGATCCAATTAGGCCATCGCCAAGGCTACGTCGATATTACCGACATCATCGCAGTGGTGCAGGACCCTGAACGAGAGGCTGAGCGGATTGAGCAAATTGGCTGGTCACTTCATCGCGCAGGGATTCAGATCCGTGATGGTGACGAGATTATCGATATGGAAGCTGAGCTTGGTGAAGAGGATACATCGGCTATGCCGATAGCTGATGCTGATTTGACACCTTTTGCTGAAGAGCTGCCGTCGGCTGTACTAGAAGCTGATCTGACGCCGTTCGCTGAGGAATTACCCTCGACACCGCCTGCGGAGCCGGAGCTGCAACCGTTCTCGCTGGAAGAGCTGGGGTTGTCGCCGGAGGAGATAGCACAGCTTGAGGCGGTGCAGCGTGGGGAGCCGGCAGCCCCGGCAGCTCCGGCCGAGCCGGAGCTGCAGCCGTTCTCGCTGGAAGAGCTGGGGTTGTCGCCGGAGGAGATAGCACAGCTTGAGGCGGTGCAGCGTGGGGAGCCGGCAGCCCCGGCAGCCCCGGCCGAGCCGGAGCTGCAGCCGTTCTCGCTGGAAGAGCTGGGGTTGTCGCCGGAGGAGATAGCACAGCTTGAGGCGGCGCAACGTGAGGTGCAGGCAGCCCCGGCTGAGCCGGAGCTGCAACCGTTCTCGCTAGAAGAGCTGGGGCTATCGCCGGAGGAGATAGCGCAGCTTGAGGCGGCGCAGCGCGGGGAGCCGGCAGCCCCGGCAGCCCCGGCCGAGCCGGAGCTGCAACCGTTCTCGCTGGAAGAGCTGGGGTTGTCGCCGGAGGAGATAGCACAGCTTGAGGCGGCGCAGCGCGGGGAGCCGGCAGCCCCGGCAGCCCCTGCGGAGCCGGAGCTGCAACCGTTCTCGCTGGAAGAGCTGGGGTTGTCGCCGGAGGAGATAGCACAGCTTGAGGCGGCGCAGCGCGGGGAGCCGGCAGCCCCTGCGGAGCCGGAGCTGAAGCCGTTCTCGCTGGAAGAGCTGGGGCTGTCGCCGGAGGAGATTGCGCAGCTTGAGGCGGCGCAGCGCGGGGAGCCGGCAGCCCCGGCAGCCCCGGCCGAGCCGGAGCTGCAACCGTTCTCGCTGGAAGAGCTGGGGCTGTCGCCGGAGGAGATAGCACAGCTTGAGGCGGCGCAGCGCAGTACACAATCCGAGCAGCCTGCTGAGACTACGGCTGAAGACGACTTGTTCGATTTCAGTATTGCGGAAACTGTTCCGGTCGCGAAGGCTGTACGTACAGCGCCACGGGTTGAGGAGCCGCAACCGGCACCGAAACCGGAAGATATGGGCTTTGTCCCTGAGCCACTCGACGCGCTTGACGATATTTGGCAGGCGCCACCTGAACCGAAGACGCCGGAGCCGGCACGAGTAGTGTTGCCGCCCTTAAGTGAACGTCCCAAGCCACAGCCGGTTGCACGTGCGGTGTCGGCTGAAGAGCGTCGCAGTGTTGCGCCAACCCGTGATGATCTCCGCTTTGCGCGCCGTGAAGCAGCCAGTAGTGGTCGGGGACGCTCAGCGCGCGCACCACTTCGGCCCCGCGCGCCCGAGGACTTCATCCCAACGGGGAATGCAAAACTCGATGAATATTTACGGCAGTTAAGTGCGAATCCGACTAATCATACGTTGGCCTTCACAATTGCCCGACTCTGTGCGCAGACCGGGCATGCCGAATTGATGGCAGTAGTCTATCGTCGCTTGCTCAAGCAGCATACCCTGCTTGAGCGGATGGCCGAGGAGTTGGAGGATCTGATCAACACTGTTGACGATACGACCGTCCTCCGCCACCTACACCGGTTGCTTGGCGATGTCTACTCGCGGCAAGGTCGGTTGGATGAGGCAATTGCCGCGTACAGTGTAACTTTTGCTGAATAA
- a CDS encoding roadblock/LC7 domain-containing protein, translating into MRRIVEDLIRVDGVIGSLLVGKDGLVVASTLLDEEDAEILGAMSAAVFGEIDKATRRLGVGNLVDSIIDAKDGSILLLEAKDLILVVITQRTVNLGLVKMEMRRAAKRISEAVPI; encoded by the coding sequence ATGCGCCGTATCGTAGAAGATCTCATTCGGGTCGATGGGGTCATCGGTAGCCTATTGGTTGGCAAAGATGGTCTGGTTGTCGCCAGTACGCTGCTCGATGAAGAAGATGCTGAGATACTAGGCGCAATGTCGGCGGCTGTCTTCGGCGAAATCGACAAAGCGACCCGGCGGCTTGGTGTCGGTAATCTCGTCGACTCGATTATCGATGCGAAAGATGGTTCAATCTTACTGCTTGAGGCAAAAGATTTGATCCTTGTCGTGATCACGCAGCGTACCGTCAATCTCGGGTTGGTGAAGATGGAGATGCGTCGTGCAGCAAAGCGAATTAGTGAAGCGGTGCCGATCTAA
- the deoC gene encoding deoxyribose-phosphate aldolase yields the protein MEDLIAQVRAQVDALVGLPTGTPLPYQPPPASDIPIASFIDHTLLKPEATVEQIDRLCNEAERYRFASVCVNPRYVERCARTLAGSPVRVCTVIGFPLGATTTKVKVFETVQAIGHGAREVDMVMAIGALRGREYHAVADDIRAVTDAAHASGVLVKVIIETGLLTDREKVMACLLAVRAGADFVKTSTGFGAGGATVADIALMRATVGPMIGVKASGGVRSLAAAKALIAAGANRIGTSAGVTIVQEAEGMSPDRSAQDAY from the coding sequence GTGGAAGACCTGATCGCGCAGGTGCGTGCCCAAGTCGATGCACTCGTCGGCTTACCAACCGGTACGCCGTTGCCGTACCAGCCACCACCTGCTTCAGATATACCTATTGCCAGCTTCATCGATCACACACTCTTAAAGCCTGAAGCAACGGTCGAGCAGATTGATCGCCTCTGTAATGAAGCCGAACGGTATCGTTTTGCCAGTGTCTGCGTTAATCCACGTTACGTCGAACGTTGTGCGCGCACGTTGGCAGGGTCGCCGGTGCGGGTATGTACCGTCATCGGCTTTCCGTTGGGCGCTACCACCACGAAGGTGAAAGTGTTTGAGACGGTGCAAGCGATTGGGCATGGTGCGCGCGAAGTCGATATGGTGATGGCAATCGGTGCCTTACGTGGGCGGGAATATCATGCCGTAGCTGACGATATTCGGGCGGTCACCGATGCAGCTCACGCGAGTGGTGTCCTGGTTAAGGTGATCATCGAAACCGGCCTCCTTACCGATCGCGAAAAAGTGATGGCTTGTCTGTTGGCAGTACGGGCCGGTGCCGATTTTGTCAAGACCAGTACCGGCTTTGGAGCAGGTGGAGCAACCGTGGCTGATATTGCGCTAATGCGGGCGACGGTAGGGCCGATGATTGGCGTCAAGGCGTCGGGAGGAGTGCGTTCGCTAGCCGCAGCAAAGGCACTGATTGCTGCCGGGGCAAACCGAATCGGGACCTCAGCAGGAGTGACAATTGTCCAAGAAGCGGAAGGGATGTCCCCAGACCGGTCAGCGCAAGATGCGTACTGA
- the aroF gene encoding 3-deoxy-7-phosphoheptulonate synthase — protein MEAHATVEQIEAVCAEIRAMGFTPHPMPGPTRTAIGITGNQGPIEQAGRLQRLPGVSQLIRVTAPYKRVSREFKELDTVVEVGGVPIGGAGIAIIAGPCTVESREQTLNVARAVRAAGAVMLRGGAYKPRTSPYSFQGLGEAGLRILAEARELTGLPVVTEVMDTETLPLVVEYADMLQIGARNMQNYSLLRAVGRTQRPVLLKRGFAATVKDLLLAAEYILAEGNPNVVLCERGIRTFDDSLRFTLDLGAVPLIKQLSHLPVIVDPSHASGRADLVIPMARAALAAGADGLIVEVHDNPAYAVCDGTQALVPDSFAAMMHQLARIAAAVERPLLSRVEVNGGHTTLA, from the coding sequence ATGGAAGCACACGCGACGGTGGAGCAGATCGAAGCTGTTTGCGCCGAGATTCGGGCGATGGGGTTTACGCCACACCCAATGCCCGGCCCGACCCGAACTGCCATCGGGATTACCGGTAACCAAGGCCCAATCGAGCAGGCCGGGCGGTTGCAGCGGTTGCCCGGTGTGAGTCAGTTGATACGGGTAACCGCACCCTACAAGCGCGTCAGTCGTGAGTTTAAAGAACTCGATACGGTGGTGGAGGTCGGTGGTGTACCGATCGGTGGGGCCGGTATTGCGATAATTGCCGGTCCATGTACGGTAGAAAGTCGAGAACAGACTCTCAACGTTGCACGGGCAGTACGTGCGGCCGGTGCGGTCATGCTACGCGGTGGAGCGTACAAGCCGCGTACCTCACCGTATTCTTTTCAGGGCTTAGGCGAAGCCGGCTTACGCATATTAGCCGAAGCGCGTGAACTGACCGGTCTGCCGGTGGTGACCGAGGTCATGGATACCGAGACGTTGCCGTTGGTGGTTGAATATGCCGACATGTTGCAGATCGGTGCGCGCAATATGCAAAATTATTCGCTGTTGCGGGCAGTTGGACGCACTCAGCGACCTGTCTTGCTGAAACGTGGATTTGCCGCCACGGTGAAAGATTTGCTCTTGGCGGCAGAATACATTTTGGCCGAGGGGAATCCAAACGTCGTACTGTGTGAGCGAGGTATTCGTACCTTCGACGATAGTTTGCGCTTTACCCTTGATCTGGGGGCCGTACCGTTGATCAAACAGCTCTCGCATCTACCGGTGATCGTCGATCCATCGCACGCGAGTGGGCGGGCCGATCTTGTCATTCCCATGGCGCGTGCCGCGTTAGCAGCCGGCGCCGATGGTTTGATCGTTGAAGTACACGATAATCCGGCCTACGCAGTTTGTGATGGGACGCAGGCGCTTGTACCGGACAGCTTTGCTGCGATGATGCATCAGCTTGCACGCATAGCGGCAGCAGTGGAACGTCCGTTGCTGAGTCGGGTTGAGGTGAACGGTGGACACACGACGTTGGCGTGA
- a CDS encoding sugar kinase, with protein sequence MQFDVIGVGVASWDIIGVTATPPVIGQKQPLAGWAEMGGGPVATALVTLARLGLKVALFSAVGDDRYGTAIRAELHRFGVDTSLMATRPGSSHVAIVLAEPGSDRRTVWWYNESTVLANLEFPIELATQTRALLVDSHLPAALTAAQHVRAAGGHIMIDAERVNPTVIELLPLCDDIVVSANFARTLTGLSDLEMATRALVERYARLVVVTAGEAGSWACNGGEVIYTPAFPTQPVDTTGCGDVFHGALLFALLRGDPLPIALRFASAAAALKTRGLGGRSALPTLSEVEALVRG encoded by the coding sequence ATGCAGTTTGATGTGATAGGGGTAGGTGTCGCAAGTTGGGATATTATCGGGGTTACGGCTACCCCACCGGTGATCGGGCAGAAGCAACCGTTAGCCGGATGGGCCGAGATGGGCGGTGGTCCGGTCGCTACAGCACTAGTCACCCTTGCCCGCCTGGGGTTAAAGGTAGCATTGTTCAGCGCGGTCGGTGATGATCGTTATGGCACCGCCATTCGCGCCGAACTTCACCGCTTCGGGGTTGATACGTCACTGATGGCGACCCGGCCCGGCTCATCACACGTGGCCATTGTGCTGGCCGAACCGGGTAGCGACCGCCGCACGGTCTGGTGGTACAACGAATCGACAGTCCTCGCCAATCTTGAATTTCCTATCGAACTTGCTACCCAAACCCGTGCCTTACTGGTCGATAGCCATCTGCCGGCAGCCCTGACCGCAGCCCAACACGTGCGTGCCGCCGGTGGGCACATTATGATCGACGCCGAACGGGTTAATCCTACCGTTATCGAACTCCTACCTCTGTGCGATGATATTGTCGTCTCGGCCAATTTTGCGCGCACGTTGACCGGTTTGTCCGATTTGGAGATGGCGACTCGCGCGTTGGTCGAACGGTACGCACGGCTCGTTGTCGTCACTGCCGGTGAAGCGGGCAGTTGGGCGTGTAACGGTGGTGAAGTGATATACACGCCGGCATTTCCAACTCAACCGGTCGATACGACCGGCTGTGGCGACGTATTTCACGGTGCATTGCTATTTGCACTGCTCCGCGGTGATCCATTACCAATAGCATTGCGATTTGCCAGTGCGGCTGCGGCCCTCAAGACGCGCGGTCTTGGTGGTCGCAGCGCTTTGCCAACCCTGTCTGAAGTTGAGGCATTGGTGCGAGGTTAG
- the ndk gene encoding nucleoside-diphosphate kinase: MERALLILKPDAVQRGLIGAIISRFEQRGLKFQGLKLMQVDEALARRHYAEHEGKSFFEGLVKYITSAPVVVAVVAGKPGTVELVRTMVGATNPAKAAPGTIRGDFGVDIGRNLIHASDSPESGERETAIFFQPHELIGDWNRTLDGWIYE; encoded by the coding sequence ATGGAACGCGCATTACTGATTTTAAAACCTGATGCTGTCCAGCGAGGGCTGATCGGAGCGATCATCAGCCGATTTGAACAGCGTGGGTTGAAGTTTCAAGGTCTCAAGCTGATGCAAGTTGATGAAGCGCTCGCCCGCCGTCACTATGCCGAGCACGAGGGCAAGAGCTTCTTTGAAGGTTTGGTGAAATACATCACGTCGGCGCCGGTGGTGGTAGCTGTTGTAGCCGGGAAGCCGGGCACGGTCGAATTGGTGCGAACAATGGTTGGCGCAACCAATCCGGCGAAGGCAGCACCGGGTACGATCCGTGGCGATTTTGGTGTGGATATTGGTCGAAATCTGATCCATGCCTCTGATTCACCGGAGAGTGGAGAACGAGAAACGGCCATTTTCTTTCAACCCCACGAACTCATCGGTGATTGGAACCGTACCCTTGATGGTTGGATCTACGAGTAG